Proteins co-encoded in one Pseudomonas fluorescens genomic window:
- the rplB gene encoding 50S ribosomal protein L2 has product MAIVKCKPTSPGRRFVVKVVNQELHKGAPHAPLLEKKSKSGGRNNNGRITTRHIGGGHKQHYRMVDFRRNDKDGIVATVERIEYDPNRTAHIALLCYADGERRYIIAPKGVSAGDQLIAGALAPIKPGNALQLRNIPVGSTVHGIELKPGKGAQIARSAGASAQLIAREGVYVTLRLRSGEMRKVLAECRATLGEVSNSEHSLRSLGKAGAKRWRGVRPTVRGVAMNPVDHPHGGGEGRTSGGRHPVSPWGFPTKGAKTRGNKRTDKMIVRRRK; this is encoded by the coding sequence ATGGCAATCGTTAAATGCAAACCGACTTCCCCTGGCCGCCGTTTTGTGGTCAAGGTGGTCAACCAGGAGCTGCATAAAGGCGCTCCTCACGCACCGCTGCTCGAGAAAAAATCGAAGTCTGGTGGTCGTAACAACAATGGCCGTATTACCACTCGTCACATCGGTGGTGGTCATAAGCAGCATTACCGTATGGTCGATTTTCGTCGCAACGACAAAGATGGCATCGTCGCCACTGTCGAGCGTATCGAATACGATCCAAACCGTACTGCTCACATCGCACTGCTGTGCTACGCAGACGGCGAGCGCCGCTACATCATTGCCCCTAAAGGCGTGAGTGCTGGCGACCAGCTGATCGCAGGCGCTCTGGCTCCAATCAAGCCAGGCAACGCTCTGCAACTGCGCAACATTCCAGTCGGTTCTACCGTACACGGCATCGAACTGAAGCCAGGTAAAGGCGCACAGATCGCTCGCTCCGCTGGTGCTTCGGCTCAGCTGATCGCTCGTGAAGGTGTGTACGTTACCCTGCGTCTGCGTTCCGGTGAAATGCGTAAAGTGCTGGCTGAGTGCCGTGCGACCCTGGGCGAAGTCTCGAACTCCGAGCACAGCCTGCGTTCGCTGGGTAAAGCTGGTGCCAAGCGCTGGCGTGGCGTTCGCCCAACCGTTCGTGGTGTTGCCATGAACCCGGTTGACCACCCACATGGTGGTGGTGAAGGTCGTACCTCTGGTGGTCGTCATCCGGTATCGCCATGGGGCTTCCCGACTAAGGGCGCGAAGACTCGTGGTAATAAGCGTACCGACAAAATGATCGTCCGTCGTCGCAAGTAA
- the rpmD gene encoding 50S ribosomal protein L30: MATVKVTLIKSMTGRIPNHKLCVKGLGLRRIGHTVEVQDTPENRGMINKAYYMLRVEG; the protein is encoded by the coding sequence ATGGCTACCGTTAAAGTTACGCTGATCAAAAGCATGACCGGCCGCATCCCTAACCACAAACTGTGCGTTAAGGGTCTGGGTCTGCGTCGCATCGGTCACACTGTAGAAGTCCAGGATACTCCCGAGAATCGCGGGATGATCAACAAGGCTTACTACATGCTGCGTGTCGAGGGTTAA
- the rplF gene encoding 50S ribosomal protein L6, giving the protein MSRVAKNPVKLPAGVEVKFAGQQLSVKGAKGTLELNVHSSVEIVEEAGELRFAARNGDQQTRAMAGTTRALVNNMVQGVSQGFERKLQLVGVGYKAQAKGQVLNLALGFSHPVDYELPEGITAETPSQTDILIKGIDKQLVGQVAAEIRDFRPPEPYKGKGVRYADEVVRRKEAKKK; this is encoded by the coding sequence ATGTCTCGCGTCGCTAAGAACCCCGTTAAGCTGCCAGCCGGTGTCGAAGTAAAATTCGCAGGCCAACAGCTTTCGGTGAAGGGTGCCAAGGGTACTCTTGAACTGAACGTCCATTCGTCCGTTGAGATCGTTGAAGAAGCCGGTGAGCTGCGTTTTGCTGCTCGCAATGGCGATCAACAGACTCGCGCAATGGCCGGTACCACTCGTGCGTTGGTAAACAACATGGTCCAGGGCGTAAGCCAAGGCTTCGAGCGCAAGCTCCAGCTGGTCGGTGTTGGTTACAAGGCGCAAGCAAAAGGTCAGGTGCTGAACCTGGCTCTTGGCTTCTCGCACCCAGTGGATTACGAACTGCCGGAAGGCATCACCGCTGAGACTCCTAGCCAGACCGATATCCTGATCAAGGGCATCGACAAGCAGCTGGTAGGTCAAGTGGCCGCCGAGATCCGCGACTTCCGTCCACCAGAGCCGTACAAAGGCAAAGGTGTGCGCTACGCGGACGAAGTCGTCCGTCGTAAAGAAGCCAAGAAGAAGTAG
- the rplC gene encoding 50S ribosomal protein L3, giving the protein MTIGVVGRKAGMTRIFTEEGVSIPVTVIEIEPNRVTQFKTEETDGYRAVQVTVGERRASRVTAAQAGHFAKANVAAGRTVMEFRLEEGEYQAGDLINAEIFAAGQLVDVTGQSKGKGFQGTIKRWNFRGQDNTHGNSVSHRVPGSIGQCQTPGRVFKGKKMSGHMGAERVTVQSLEVVRVDAERNLLLVKGAVPGATGGNLVVRPAAKARG; this is encoded by the coding sequence ATGACTATTGGTGTAGTCGGTCGTAAAGCGGGTATGACCCGTATTTTCACCGAAGAAGGTGTCTCCATTCCGGTCACGGTCATTGAGATCGAGCCGAATCGCGTCACCCAGTTCAAAACTGAAGAAACCGATGGCTATCGTGCAGTGCAAGTCACTGTCGGCGAGCGTCGTGCTTCCCGTGTAACAGCTGCTCAGGCTGGCCACTTCGCCAAGGCGAACGTTGCCGCTGGTCGTACCGTAATGGAATTCCGTCTTGAAGAAGGCGAGTACCAGGCCGGCGATCTGATCAACGCTGAAATCTTCGCTGCTGGTCAACTGGTTGATGTAACCGGTCAGTCCAAAGGTAAAGGCTTCCAGGGTACGATCAAGCGTTGGAACTTCCGCGGGCAAGATAACACCCACGGTAACTCCGTATCCCACCGCGTCCCAGGCTCTATCGGCCAGTGCCAGACTCCTGGTCGTGTATTCAAGGGCAAAAAAATGTCCGGTCATATGGGCGCTGAGCGCGTGACCGTGCAGTCCCTGGAAGTAGTGCGCGTGGACGCTGAACGCAATCTGTTGTTGGTCAAGGGTGCTGTTCCTGGCGCTACTGGCGGCAACCTGGTTGTACGTCCAGCAGCCAAGGCTCGCGGTTAA
- the rpmC gene encoding 50S ribosomal protein L29 — protein MKANELREKSAQQLNEQLLGLLRDQFNLRMQKATGQLGQSHLLSQVKRDIARVKTVLNQQAGK, from the coding sequence ATGAAAGCGAATGAACTTCGTGAAAAATCCGCACAGCAGCTGAACGAGCAACTGCTCGGCTTGCTGCGCGACCAGTTCAATCTGCGCATGCAGAAAGCAACTGGCCAGTTGGGGCAGTCTCATCTGCTCTCGCAAGTTAAGCGTGACATCGCTCGCGTGAAGACTGTGCTCAACCAGCAGGCAGGTAAGTGA
- the rplO gene encoding 50S ribosomal protein L15 translates to MKLNDLSPAPGSRREKHRPGRGIGSGLGKTGGRGHKGQTSRSGGTIAPGFEGGQQPLHRRLPKFGFVSLKAMDRAEVRLSELAKVEGDIVTVQSLKDANVINVNVQRVKIMLSGEVTRAVTIGKGIGATKGARAAIEAAGGKFEE, encoded by the coding sequence ATGAAACTCAATGATCTGAGTCCAGCGCCGGGTTCCCGTCGCGAAAAGCATCGTCCGGGCCGTGGTATCGGTAGTGGTTTGGGTAAGACTGGTGGCCGTGGTCACAAAGGTCAGACCTCTCGCTCCGGTGGCACCATTGCTCCAGGCTTTGAAGGCGGTCAACAGCCGCTGCATCGTCGCCTGCCGAAGTTCGGTTTCGTTTCCCTGAAGGCCATGGATCGCGCAGAAGTGCGTCTGTCCGAGCTGGCTAAAGTGGAAGGCGACATCGTCACTGTGCAGTCCCTGAAAGATGCCAACGTGATCAACGTCAACGTACAGCGTGTGAAAATCATGCTGTCCGGTGAAGTGACTCGCGCTGTCACTATCGGCAAGGGAATCGGCGCCACCAAAGGTGCGCGTGCGGCTATCGAAGCAGCTGGCGGCAAGTTCGAGGAATAA
- the rplD gene encoding 50S ribosomal protein L4 yields MQLNVNDAQAIEVSELTFGGEFNETLVHQAVVAYMAGGRQGSKQQKTRSDVRGGGKRPWRQKGTGRARAGTIRSPIWRGGGTTFAARPQDHSQKLNKKMYRAAMRSILAELVRTDRLVVVQDFAVETPKTKDLLGKLNNMSLTDVLIVSDAVDQNLYLAARNLPHVDVRDVQGSDPVSLIAYDKVLITVSAVKKFEELLG; encoded by the coding sequence ATGCAATTAAATGTAAATGACGCTCAAGCGATCGAAGTTTCCGAACTGACATTTGGCGGCGAGTTCAACGAGACGCTGGTTCACCAAGCAGTCGTGGCCTACATGGCTGGCGGCCGTCAAGGTAGCAAGCAGCAAAAGACCCGTTCCGACGTTCGTGGTGGCGGTAAGCGCCCATGGCGTCAGAAAGGTACTGGCCGTGCTCGTGCCGGTACTATCCGTAGCCCAATCTGGCGCGGCGGCGGCACCACTTTCGCAGCTCGTCCACAAGATCACTCCCAGAAGCTGAACAAGAAGATGTATCGCGCAGCAATGCGTTCCATCCTTGCTGAGCTGGTGCGTACTGATCGTCTGGTCGTGGTTCAGGATTTCGCAGTTGAAACTCCGAAAACCAAAGACCTGTTGGGCAAACTGAACAACATGAGCCTGACCGACGTTCTGATCGTGTCTGACGCTGTTGATCAGAACCTGTACCTGGCTGCTCGCAACCTGCCACACGTAGATGTACGTGACGTGCAAGGTTCCGATCCAGTTAGTCTGATCGCATACGACAAGGTGTTGATCACCGTGTCGGCCGTGAAGAAATTCGAGGAGCTGCTGGGATGA
- the rpsS gene encoding 30S ribosomal protein S19, protein MPRSLKKGPFIDLHLLKKIEVAAEKNDRKPIKTWSRRSMILPQMVGLTIAVHNGRQHVPVLVNEDMVGHKLGEFAGTRNYRGHVADKKAKR, encoded by the coding sequence GTGCCACGTTCTCTGAAAAAAGGTCCTTTTATTGATCTTCACCTACTGAAGAAGATCGAAGTGGCGGCGGAAAAGAACGATCGCAAACCAATTAAGACTTGGTCGCGCCGTTCGATGATCCTGCCACAAATGGTCGGTCTGACCATCGCAGTACACAACGGTCGTCAGCACGTCCCAGTTCTCGTTAACGAAGACATGGTCGGCCACAAACTGGGCGAGTTCGCCGGTACCCGCAACTATCGCGGGCACGTGGCAGACAAGAAAGCCAAGCGTTAA
- the rpsC gene encoding 30S ribosomal protein S3: MGQKVHPIGIRLGIVKEHTSVWYADGRTYADYLLADLKVREYLQDKLKSASVSRIDIHRPAQTARITIHTARPGIVIGKKGEDVEKLRQDLTKQMGVPVHINIEEIRKPELDGMLVAQSVAQQLERRVMFRRAMKRAVQNAMRIGAKGIKIQVSGRLGGAEIARTEWYREGRVPLHTLRADIDYATYEAHTTYGVIGVKVWIFKGEVIGGRQEELKPQAPAPRKKAAK, from the coding sequence ATGGGTCAGAAAGTACATCCCATTGGCATTCGCCTGGGAATCGTCAAGGAGCACACCTCCGTCTGGTACGCAGACGGTCGGACTTATGCGGACTATTTGCTCGCAGATCTGAAGGTGCGTGAGTATCTCCAAGACAAACTAAAAAGCGCGTCCGTAAGCCGTATCGATATCCATCGTCCGGCTCAAACTGCACGCATCACCATCCACACCGCTCGTCCAGGTATCGTTATCGGGAAGAAAGGTGAAGATGTTGAAAAACTGCGTCAGGACCTGACCAAGCAAATGGGTGTGCCTGTGCACATCAATATCGAAGAGATCCGCAAGCCGGAACTCGACGGTATGCTGGTTGCCCAGAGCGTAGCTCAGCAGCTGGAGCGTCGTGTGATGTTCCGTCGCGCCATGAAGCGCGCCGTACAGAACGCCATGCGCATTGGTGCCAAAGGCATCAAAATCCAAGTGAGCGGTCGTCTCGGCGGTGCTGAAATCGCACGTACTGAATGGTATCGCGAAGGTCGTGTGCCACTGCACACCCTGCGTGCCGATATCGACTATGCCACCTACGAAGCTCACACCACTTACGGTGTGATCGGTGTAAAGGTTTGGATCTTCAAAGGCGAAGTAATTGGTGGTCGCCAAGAAGAACTGAAACCACAAGCACCAGCGCCTCGTAAAAAAGCTGCTAAGTAA
- the rpsN gene encoding 30S ribosomal protein S14: protein MAKKSMKNRELKRQLTVAKYATKRAALKAIIVDLNASPEARWEATVALQKQPRDASASRMRNRCRLTGRPHGVYRKFGLGRNKLREAAMRGDVPGLVKASW, encoded by the coding sequence ATGGCCAAGAAGAGCATGAAAAACCGTGAGCTGAAGCGTCAGCTCACCGTTGCCAAGTACGCCACCAAGCGTGCAGCGCTGAAAGCTATCATCGTTGATCTGAACGCAAGTCCAGAAGCGCGTTGGGAAGCTACCGTAGCTCTGCAGAAGCAGCCACGTGACGCAAGCGCTTCGCGCATGCGTAACCGCTGCCGCCTGACTGGTCGTCCGCACGGCGTTTACCGCAAGTTCGGCCTGGGCCGTAACAAGCTGCGTGAAGCTGCCATGCGTGGTGACGTTCCAGGTCTGGTTAAAGCCAGCTGGTAA
- the rplX gene encoding 50S ribosomal protein L24, which yields MQKIRRDDEIIVIAGKDKGKRGKVLKVLADNRLVVGGLNLVKRHTKPNPMSGVQGGIVEKEAPLHASNVAIFNGETNKADRVGFKVEDGKKIRVFKSTQKAVDA from the coding sequence ATGCAAAAGATTCGTCGTGACGACGAGATCATCGTGATCGCCGGCAAAGACAAAGGTAAGCGCGGTAAGGTGCTGAAGGTTCTTGCTGACAACCGTCTGGTTGTTGGTGGTCTGAACCTGGTCAAGCGTCATACCAAGCCTAACCCGATGTCGGGCGTACAGGGCGGTATCGTCGAGAAAGAAGCGCCACTGCACGCTTCCAACGTCGCCATCTTCAACGGCGAAACCAACAAGGCTGACCGCGTTGGTTTCAAAGTAGAAGACGGTAAGAAAATTCGTGTCTTCAAGTCGACCCAAAAAGCGGTTGATGCTTGA
- the rplP gene encoding 50S ribosomal protein L16, with product MLQPKRTKFRKQMTGHNRGLALRGSKVSFGEFALKSVARGRLTARQIESARRALTRHVKRGGKIWIRVFPDKPISKKPLEVRMGKGKGNVEYWVAQIQPGKVLYEIEGVSEELAREAFALAAAKLPLATSFVKRTVM from the coding sequence ATGTTGCAACCAAAGCGTACGAAGTTCCGCAAGCAGATGACCGGCCACAACCGTGGTCTGGCACTGCGCGGTAGCAAAGTCAGCTTCGGCGAGTTCGCGCTGAAGTCTGTTGCTCGTGGTCGTCTCACCGCTCGTCAGATCGAGTCAGCGCGTCGTGCTCTGACCCGTCACGTAAAACGTGGCGGCAAGATCTGGATCCGTGTATTCCCGGACAAGCCGATATCCAAGAAACCTCTCGAGGTTCGTATGGGTAAAGGTAAGGGTAACGTGGAGTACTGGGTTGCCCAGATTCAGCCAGGCAAAGTCCTGTATGAAATCGAGGGTGTTTCTGAAGAGCTGGCGCGTGAGGCTTTCGCCCTGGCTGCTGCAAAGCTGCCGCTCGCCACCTCCTTTGTTAAACGGACGGTGATGTGA
- the rplE gene encoding 50S ribosomal protein L5, producing the protein MARLKEIYRKEIAPKLKEELKLSNVMEVPRVTKITLNMGLGEAIGDKKVIEHAVADLEKITGQKVVVTYARKSIAGFKVREGWPIGVKVTLRRERMYEFLDRLLSISLPRVRDFRGLNAKSFDGRGNYSMGVKEQIIFPEIDYDKIDALRGLDITLTTTAKNDDEGRALLRAFKFPFRN; encoded by the coding sequence ATGGCACGACTAAAAGAGATTTACCGGAAGGAAATCGCACCGAAACTTAAGGAAGAACTTAAGCTTTCGAACGTGATGGAAGTTCCGCGCGTTACCAAAATCACCCTGAACATGGGTCTGGGCGAAGCGATCGGCGACAAAAAAGTCATCGAGCACGCTGTTGCTGACCTGGAAAAGATCACCGGCCAGAAAGTCGTTGTGACCTACGCTCGCAAATCCATCGCTGGCTTTAAAGTCCGTGAAGGTTGGCCGATCGGCGTCAAAGTGACCCTGCGCCGTGAGCGTATGTACGAGTTCCTGGATCGTCTGCTGTCGATCTCCCTGCCTCGGGTTCGCGACTTCCGCGGCCTGAATGCCAAGTCCTTCGATGGTCGTGGCAACTACAGCATGGGCGTGAAAGAGCAGATCATTTTCCCGGAAATCGACTACGACAAGATCGATGCTCTCCGCGGTCTGGACATTACCCTGACCACCACTGCCAAGAACGATGACGAAGGCCGCGCTCTGCTGCGTGCTTTCAAATTCCCGTTCCGCAACTGA
- the rplR gene encoding 50S ribosomal protein L18, which yields MTDKKVTRLRRARKARLKMHELEVVRLCVFRSSQHIYAQVISADGNKVLASASTLDKELRDGATGNIDAATKVGQLVATRAKAAGVSQVAFDRSGFKYHGRVKALAEAAREAGLEF from the coding sequence ATGACCGACAAAAAAGTTACTCGACTGCGTCGCGCTCGCAAAGCACGCCTGAAAATGCACGAACTCGAAGTCGTGCGTCTCTGCGTGTTCCGCTCTTCGCAGCACATCTACGCCCAGGTCATTTCGGCCGACGGCAACAAAGTCCTGGCAAGTGCCTCGACTTTGGATAAAGAACTGCGTGATGGCGCCACTGGCAACATCGACGCGGCCACTAAGGTTGGCCAGCTGGTCGCTACGCGTGCTAAGGCCGCTGGCGTCTCGCAGGTGGCTTTCGACCGCTCTGGCTTCAAGTACCACGGCCGCGTAAAAGCGCTGGCTGAGGCTGCTCGTGAAGCTGGGCTGGAGTTCTAA
- the rpsQ gene encoding 30S ribosomal protein S17 — MAEAEKTVRTLTGRVVSDKMDKTITVLIERRVKHPIYGKYVKRSTKLHAHDETNQCHIGDKVTIRETRPMAKTKSWALVDVLERAVEV; from the coding sequence ATGGCTGAAGCCGAAAAAACTGTCCGTACGCTGACTGGCCGTGTTGTCAGCGACAAGATGGACAAAACCATCACCGTTCTGATCGAGCGTCGCGTTAAGCACCCGATCTACGGTAAATACGTTAAGCGTTCGACTAAGCTGCACGCGCACGACGAAACCAATCAGTGCCACATCGGCGACAAAGTCACTATTCGTGAAACTCGTCCGATGGCCAAGACCAAGTCTTGGGCGCTGGTTGATGTTCTCGAACGCGCTGTGGAAGTCTAA
- the rplN gene encoding 50S ribosomal protein L14 → MIQTQSMLDVADNSGARRVMCIKVLGGSHRRYAGIGDIIKVTVKEAIPRGKVKKGQVMTAVVVRTRHGVRRADGSIIRFDGNAAVLLNNKQEPIGTRIFGPVTRELRTEKFMKIVSLAPEVL, encoded by the coding sequence ATGATTCAGACTCAATCCATGCTCGATGTGGCCGATAACAGCGGCGCTCGCCGTGTTATGTGCATCAAGGTGCTGGGTGGCTCCCATCGTCGTTACGCTGGTATCGGTGACATCATCAAAGTTACCGTGAAGGAAGCAATTCCTCGCGGTAAGGTGAAAAAAGGCCAAGTGATGACTGCTGTCGTAGTCCGCACTCGTCACGGCGTACGTCGTGCTGATGGCTCCATTATCCGCTTTGATGGCAACGCTGCTGTTCTTCTGAACAACAAGCAAGAGCCGATCGGCACCCGTATCTTTGGGCCAGTGACCCGTGAACTTCGTACTGAGAAGTTCATGAAGATCGTCTCGCTCGCCCCAGAAGTGCTGTAA
- the rpsE gene encoding 30S ribosomal protein S5, which yields MSNNDQKRDEGYIEKLVQVNRVAKTVKGGRIFTFTALTVVGDGKGRVGFGRGKSREVPAAIQKAMEAARRNMIQVDLNGTTLQYAMKSAHGASKVYMQPASEGTGIIAGGAMRAVLEVAGVQNVLAKCYGSTNPVNVVHATFKGLKAMQSPESIAAKRGLRVEEIK from the coding sequence ATGTCAAATAACGACCAAAAGCGCGACGAAGGCTACATCGAGAAGCTGGTTCAAGTTAACCGCGTAGCCAAAACCGTTAAAGGTGGCCGTATCTTCACTTTCACCGCGTTGACCGTGGTTGGTGATGGTAAGGGCCGTGTTGGCTTCGGCCGTGGCAAGTCGCGTGAAGTGCCTGCTGCGATCCAGAAGGCAATGGAAGCTGCTCGCCGCAACATGATCCAGGTTGATCTGAACGGCACTACCCTGCAGTACGCAATGAAGTCCGCTCACGGCGCTTCGAAGGTGTACATGCAGCCTGCTTCTGAAGGTACCGGTATCATCGCTGGCGGCGCTATGCGTGCTGTCCTCGAAGTTGCTGGCGTTCAGAACGTTCTGGCCAAGTGCTACGGCTCGACTAACCCTGTAAACGTGGTTCACGCCACTTTCAAGGGTCTGAAAGCCATGCAGTCTCCTGAATCCATTGCAGCCAAGCGTGGCCTGCGTGTTGAGGAGATCAAGTAA
- the rplW gene encoding 50S ribosomal protein L23, giving the protein MNQERVFKVLLGPHVSEKATVLADKKGQFVFKVATDATKLEIKKAVESLFSVKVERVTTLNVLGKSKRTARGLGKRNDWKKAVISLQPGQDLDFSSSAE; this is encoded by the coding sequence ATGAACCAGGAACGCGTATTTAAAGTTCTGCTTGGCCCGCACGTTTCCGAGAAGGCTACGGTTCTGGCAGACAAGAAAGGCCAGTTCGTTTTCAAGGTTGCTACTGATGCAACCAAGCTGGAAATCAAGAAGGCCGTCGAAAGCCTGTTCAGCGTGAAAGTTGAGCGTGTTACTACCCTGAACGTTCTGGGTAAGAGCAAGCGCACCGCTCGCGGTCTGGGCAAGCGTAATGACTGGAAGAAGGCAGTTATCTCCCTTCAGCCAGGCCAAGATCTCGATTTCAGCAGCAGTGCTGAGTAA
- the rpsH gene encoding 30S ribosomal protein S8: MSMQDPLADMLTRIRNAQMAEKSVVSMPSSTLKVAVAKVLKDEGYIAGYQISSETKPLLSIELKYFEGRPVIEEVKRVSRPGLRQYKSVEELPKVRGGLGVSIVSTNKGVMTDRAARAAGVGGEVLCTVF, translated from the coding sequence ATGAGTATGCAGGACCCGTTAGCGGACATGCTAACTCGAATCCGTAATGCCCAGATGGCTGAAAAGTCCGTCGTAAGCATGCCTTCTTCCACGTTGAAGGTGGCTGTAGCTAAAGTCCTGAAGGACGAAGGTTACATCGCGGGTTATCAGATCAGCAGCGAAACCAAACCACTGCTGTCTATCGAGCTGAAATATTTCGAAGGCCGTCCGGTTATCGAAGAAGTCAAGCGCGTTAGCCGTCCAGGCCTGCGTCAGTACAAGTCCGTCGAAGAGCTGCCAAAAGTACGTGGCGGTCTCGGCGTGTCTATCGTCTCCACCAACAAAGGTGTGATGACTGATCGTGCTGCGCGCGCTGCCGGTGTCGGCGGCGAAGTTCTTTGCACTGTGTTCTAA
- the rplV gene encoding 50S ribosomal protein L22, which produces MEVAAKLSGARISAQKARLVADQIRGKKVGEALNLLAFSSKKAAEIMKKVLESAVANAEHNEGADVDDLKVSTVFVNEGRSLKRIMPRAKGRADRIVKRSCHITVKVADK; this is translated from the coding sequence ATGGAAGTAGCCGCTAAGTTGTCGGGCGCTCGAATCTCCGCCCAGAAAGCCCGCTTGGTCGCCGACCAGATCCGCGGGAAGAAGGTGGGCGAAGCGCTCAACCTGTTGGCTTTCAGCAGTAAGAAAGCCGCCGAGATCATGAAAAAAGTGCTGGAGTCGGCCGTAGCCAACGCCGAGCATAACGAAGGCGCAGACGTTGATGACCTGAAGGTCAGCACCGTTTTCGTCAACGAAGGGCGTTCGCTGAAGCGCATCATGCCACGTGCCAAAGGCCGTGCTGATCGCATCGTCAAGCGGTCTTGCCATATCACTGTCAAGGTTGCTGACAAGTAA
- the rpsJ gene encoding 30S ribosomal protein S10: MQNQQIRIRLKAFDHRLIDQSTQEIVETAKRTGAQVRGPIPLPTRKERFTVLVSPHVNKDARDQYEIRTHKRVLDIVQPTDKTVDALMKLDLAAGVEVQISLG, from the coding sequence ATGCAAAATCAGCAAATCCGTATCAGGTTGAAGGCTTTTGACCATCGCCTGATCGACCAATCAACCCAGGAAATCGTGGAAACCGCGAAACGTACTGGTGCTCAAGTGCGTGGTCCAATTCCACTGCCTACCCGTAAAGAGCGGTTCACCGTTCTGGTTTCCCCGCACGTCAACAAAGACGCGCGTGACCAGTACGAAATCCGCACTCATAAGCGCGTTCTGGACATCGTCCAGCCAACGGATAAAACCGTTGATGCACTTATGAAGCTTGATCTTGCGGCCGGTGTGGAAGTGCAGATCAGCCTCGGCTAA